Genomic segment of Apium graveolens cultivar Ventura chromosome 7, ASM990537v1, whole genome shotgun sequence:
AGATATACTAAGACATCGGTTAGTAATCGATTTGAAAAACAAGAAACGATATCAATTGTGCCTATACAACAACGCTTTCATAAATTGAAACGATGTATTAGACATAATAAGACATCAGTCATTAACTGATGTCTGTGGTTacatatttacatattatatataaaatatatacatacattaaAATACCAAAAACTAAAACAAGCAAATGAATCACGTCTAAATAACCACAACTTTCATTATTATTATCAAACTAATACAAAGTATTCCAATATACATCATTGACAAAATCAAAAACATAATTCTCAAATCTAAACATTATCAAGTCAAAATGAAATTTTCCTACTAGTCTTCTATGATAGTGCAATCTGTTAAAGTCATTAAATCAGGGTCAGCTTGATGTGTAGAAACTAAAAAGATGTTCATAGCCCAAACCTACGTCGAGTTGCTCTTGAGTAGGCAAATCTTGAGAAGTCCATGTATCTACATGGGTTTGGAATTCAACAACTGCTTTTGTAGCACTGGATTTGATTGGAGAAGGTTCCTTGACAAATTAAGCGAGTAACATCATCTGGAACTAACTGCATGATCAAACTTATGATCGGTTACAAAAGATCAGAAGTGATTGTCAAGTCAGTAAATTTATTCACCTAAAGATAGAAGCAGCATTCCATAATCATTGACATATGACAACAGCTTCGGTGTTGGGGAACATAGATGGGTAATTCTCAACATCAGTTAGATAATACCTTATTATATATCACCATTACGTACCTGGGCATAATAAGGTATGGATAATACAGAAGCTGCCAGACCAAGAACTGGGCCATGTGTAGAAGCTATCGACAAATTAGAGCTAGATCCTCTGTGGTTGCAAATAAGTAATCTTCTTTGATGATGTATTAATGCATCAGGTTGGTCCTTTTTCTTGCTTACTACCATCTGCAGAAAAGGAGACCAAAAGTCAGATTTCTAGAGCTGAGTAGTAGCTAATTATGTTCTAATTCTAACCCTGTTTCAGGGGGACCCCTCGTGTGTGTTTCGTTTTCTGATGTTGTTGGAAATCATCAATAATACTCACATAGCAGAGAAGAAAGTTCAGAGCTTGTCAACACGCACAATCTCTTGACCGTAGACACAAACATACTGCACAATACAAGTATCAAACCCAAAATTCAGACTATGGTTTTTACAACATTCCATACAGAAAAATAAGTAAAGAATGAGCTAAAATATATCATAGTACTGAGAGTCGTGAAATACTTACTTCCATGGGACATCTCCAACAAGAATCCTATCACCTTCATTATCCTCGTAAACAAGTGTATACTCCCCACTCCAATCTAATACTCCTGTTAATGGTCGTCTCCCCATCTTCATCTTTGCTGTAATCCGAGGGATTAGTTTGAGCTAAACAATGAAACAATGAGGGTCAATAACTATACCCTGCTTAAGTGAACTACTAAAAAAACAGTGGAACTAGTAAACATAATGTACACCAAGAATAACATGCCAAGAGGCCTATGAAGAGTTCATCAACCGCAGAAGCACAACCACTTGGCTACCGTGATTTTGCTGTTTGCTGGCAATCTTCTTTGAAACCTCATATCTTGTCTCAGTTTAAACTGACAGCTTTGAAGCACAGCCAGTTGCACGATTTTTCCTGAATGATCGAATCGGAGGCCATCCAACAACTAGAGCAATTCTGTATAACATATATATTTATTAGACCATAATGTGAATGTTAGCCTGGACCAGACACCAAAAATGAATTATTTTAAGTAGATTATAAGCAAGGTGTAAGTAATTAAGCAAAACACTAATTTAGGCACACAAATTATGAGCAAAAGAATAGGACAGAACCAACATCAATACAAAATGGATGCAAATATTCAATGTACTGCAAGAATACAAAGGAAAAAGAACCAAAAACAAAATTACAAATGATAGTACAGAATGTAATATTTCCCCAACCTGATTAATTCCTCGATCCTGAATACTGTCAACAATCTTCACCGTATCATGTAATAGAGAGCACATACAATTTCCCTAATCACTGTATTCAGCCCAGGGCACAATCCGCCGCATGTAACAATACAAGCATGCACCTCATCTGAGCTAAAATACACCTATGGCATTGAATACATGAGTTAGCAAAATTATATGCATCAAAATTTAGTTCTGCTAGAACTGGAAATCGTAAACCTTCTGGTGTGGTCCAGCACGCCGAAAATGTATCCCCCTTGGACTATCCTTGTGAACCATGACCTATAACAATTAAGAAAATATAATATTATCCCAGTTATACATGTTAAGCAACTATGAAACTCGATTTCTTATGCAAGTAAGATCGAGTGGTTGATGTGTCAGACTCAATATAATATATTAGCAGAGAAATTGAAAAAGCATGCTAAATGGCCATGCCATCCATAACTTAATAGGCCACGTTCTGGAAGCAAATAGAACTCCGAGCCATACTGACTTGTTATATTCTTTCACGAAAACAAAAATAGCACACATCAAGATTTGGTGCATATAAGTCGTGTTTTTTACGAGTTTTTACTTACATCACAGATTCATATTGCTATTGTTGTAAATTAACTTAGCAACAAAAAGAAAACAAGATGAGGGTAGATGGTCAGATTGTTGTAACAAccttatatatttaaatattttaataaattgaAAGAGTGATAGATAAGATACCTTTCCGGGCACACTATCATCGTCGTTGACAAAGTACTGCCTGAAACCAAAAGCCAGCAGAACATCTTAAATTCTGATCAACCATAATTAACAACAATTTAATGTAATAAAACATCAAATGAGGGAACAATGTAACATATTTGATTTACTTTACTACTGAATATGCAGGATTAGACCGCAACGGATTAGGATAGGGTCTACCAAAAGAAACATGTTTATTAACATTGAGCGGATAAAATCTGATTTGCAATTTTCATAGATTTAAGATAAACATGAACTAAACAACCAAAATAACCTGTTATGAACCACCTTCACAGGAATAATGACTCTAGTCTACGAATTACTATTGAAAGCGTGAGTCTGTACATTTCCAAACCAGATCCCAACAACATAGTAACTACATTATCTTTTTTTAATGCACCCATCTAAAACtctaaattaaacaaaacaatcAACAGCAATTTAATGTAATAAAATAACCCTACATCAAATTTCAAAACCCCAAATACAAAAATAACAAAAAACCCACATCAACAAAACAATCCAAACCCCATTTTAGAGAAAGAAAGAATTAAAAACCGaaaattgaattttgaaaaaaaaattagaataaaACTTACTAATTATAGCGGATTTGAGCTAGGGTTCAACCTCCTTTCCACAAATCGACCAATTTTCAAATTCCTTTGCACaaattgaccaaaacttgcagctAATCGGCCATTTCAGTTGAAAGTTAGGGTCCGATAACTTGAAATCTTGGGTTCAAATTAGGGGTTTCAAACCTATAGCTCTAATTAAGGTAGTATAAGTTAGGGTTTCAATGTCGAAGGCCGAGAGAATCGGGAGAGAGAAAAAGATGAATGGAGAGAGTCTGGTGAGATGAAGCATCGAAATGTTTTTAAGGGGGAAATGTTTTTAGCACGGGGGAAATCTATTTGTTAAGGGCCGCGTGTTTTTTTAAAAAGTAGTTTAGACATCAATTTTGATTTTATCACATTTTCAACATCGGTCCTTAATGACAACGATTTTTATGAGGTGATGTTTATTGATCCTTTTCTTGTAGTGATACTAAAATTACATAACGGAGGGAGTGAAGAaacaaataaaaagaaaaattgaaaaagaagaaaTATAATTTACAAACCTGTTTGTtcattgtgttgcattagcaaaTGAAACCCAATTAAAATCAGCATGTAACCTGCAAAAataaagagagaaaatgagattttgatatttgaaatttttgagaagaagaagaagattaaTTAGCGTTTGAAATTGTGTACGTGTATATATCAATTTAATTTAACTGTGAGAGAGATTGAGccagagagagaaagagagatgtAACAGACCGGAGATAATCATgcataattaattttattttattcggTATTTTTTAAAGATAGCTTtattttttaaattcaaaaattaaccAACTAT
This window contains:
- the LOC141672180 gene encoding auxin-responsive protein IAA18-like, with amino-acid sequence MLFLLKLIPRITAKMKMGRRPLTGVLDWSGEYTLVYEDNEGDRILVGDVPWNMFVSTVKRLCVLTSSELSSLLYGSKQEKGPT